A part of Prionailurus viverrinus isolate Anna chromosome E1, UM_Priviv_1.0, whole genome shotgun sequence genomic DNA contains:
- the BTBD17 gene encoding BTB/POZ domain-containing protein 17: MLRLGYAKPRSWASFWAILTLVGLATRAAQRADVGGESTGTSINHSQLLLQRLQELLRQGNASDVVLRVQAAGTDEVRVFHAHRLLLGLHSELFRELLSNQSEAVLQEPRDCAAVFDKFIRYLYCGELTVLLAQAIPLHRLATKYGVASLQRGVADYMRAHLAGGAGPAVGWYHYAVSTGDEALRQSCLQFLAWNLSAVAGSAEWGAVSPELLGQLLPRSDLVLQDELELFHALETWLGRARPPPAVAERALRAIRYPMIPPAQLFQLQARSAALARHGDAVADLLLQAYQFHAASPLHFAKFFDVNGSAFLPRNYLAPAWGAPWVINNPARDDRSTSFQTQLGPSGHDAGRRVTWNVLFSPRWLPVSLRPVYADAAGTALPAARPEDGRPRLVVTPASSGGDAAGVSFQKTVLVGARQHGRLLVRHAYSFHQSSEEAGDFLAHADLQRRNSEYLVENALHLHLIVKPVYHTLIRTPK; encoded by the exons ATGCTTCGGCTGGGCTATGCCAAGCCCCGGTCCTGGGCCAGCTTCTGGGCCATCCTGACCTTGGTGGGTCTGGCCACTCGAGCAG CTCAGAGAGCCGATGTTGGCGGGGAATCCACGGGCACCTCCATCAACCACTCCCAGCTGCTGCTCCAACGCCTGCAAGAGCTTCTGCGGCAGGGCAATGCCAGCGATGTGGTCCTGCGGGTGCAGGCTGCGGGCACCGACGAGGTCCGGGTCTTCCACGCCCACCGCTTGCTGCTGGGCTTGCACAGTGAGCTGTTCCGGGAGCTGCTGAGTAACCAGAGTGAGGCGGTGCTTCAGGAGCCCCGGGACTGTGCTGCGGTCTTTGACAAGTTCATCAG GTACCTCTACTGCGGCGAGCTGACCGTGCTGCTGGCCCAGGCCATCCCCCTGCACAGGCTGGCCACCAAGTACGGCGTGGCGTCCCTGCAGCGCGGCGTGGCCGACTACATGCGCGCGCACCTGGCGGGCGGCGCGGGCCCGGCGGTGGGCTGGTACCACTACGCGGTGAGCACCGGGGACGAGGCCCTGCGCCAGAGCTGCCTGCAGTTCCTGGCCTGGAACCTGTCGGCCGTGGCGGGGAGCGCAGAGTGGGGCGCCGTGAGCCCCGAGCTGCTGGGGCAGCTCCTGCCGCGCTCGGACCTGGTGCTGCAGGACGAGCTGGAGCTATTCCACGCGCTGGAGACGTGGCTGGGCCGCGCCCGACCGCCCCCCGCCGTGGCCGAGCGCGCGCTGCGGGCCATCCGCTACCCCATGATCCCGCCCGCGCAACTGTTCCAGCTGCAGGCGCGCTCGGCCGCCCTGGCGCGCCACGGCGACGCGGTGGCCGACCTCCTGCTGCAGGCCTACCAGTTCCACGCCGCCTCGCCGCTACACTTTGCTAAGTTCTTTGACGTCAACGGCAGCGCCTTCCTGCCCCGCAACTACCTCGCGCCCGCCTGGGGCGCCCCGTGGGTCATCAACAACCCGGCCCGCGACGACCGCAGCACCAGCTTCCAGACGCAGCTGGGCCCGAGCGGCCACGACGCCGGCCGCCGGGTCACGTGGAACGTGCTCTTCTCGCCGCGCTGGCTGCCCGTCAGCCTGCGGCCCGTCTACGCGGACGCCGCGGGCACCGCGCTGCCGGCCGCGCGTCCAGAGGACGGCCGGCCGCGCCTGGTGGTCACGCCGGCCAGCAGCGGCGGTGACGCGGCGGGTGTGAGCTTCCAGAAGACCGTGCTGGTGGGGGCGCGCCAGCACGGCCGCCTGCTGGTGCGCCACGCCTACAGTTTCCACCAGAGCAGCGAGGAGGCCGGTGACTTCTTGGCGCACGCAGACCTGCAGCGGCGCAACTCCGAGTACCTGGTGGAGAACGCTCTGCACCTGCACCTCATCGTCAAGCCGGTCTACCACACCCTCATCCGGACCCCCAAGTAG